The genomic window GAACAGGCCCTCCTCTTCACCATAGGCATGCTCGTCCTCACCTTCACGGTGATGAACGACGTGCTCTTCAGCATCTACCAGAGGGGGAGCGGGTACCTCTCCCAGTACGGCCTCATCGTCTTCCTCCTCGTCCAGGCCCTCATCCTCGCCCGCACGTACGCTCACGTGTACAATGCCATGAGGGAGGCCTCCTGGAAGGCCGAGACCATGGCCACCCTCTACTCCCGTTTCGTGCCGTTCACCATACTGCGCCTCCTGGGCAAGGAGGGGATGGAAGGTCTGAGAGGGGGCGAACACACCACCTGCGAGCTCTCGGTGATGGTCTGTTCGCTCATGCCCCTCGTCTCGCTCTCGGAGAAGATAGCCCCGCACCAGACGAGCGCCTTCCTCTCCTCCTACGCCCGCCAGATCATCCCCGTGGTGAAGGACCACGGCGGGATCTTCGAGTCCTTCCTGGGAGAGAAGATGACCTTCCTCTTCCCCGGCGAGCCCGAGGAAGCGGTGCAGAGCATCTTCGCCCTGTTCCGCTTCCTGCGTGAGTACAACGCGGGCCGTGCCGCCGCAGGTTACGAACCTGCAGGTCTCTCCATCGGCGCCTCCCATGGCCGGGCACTCCTCGCCATGGTCTCCGCGGGCGAGAGACTCGCCTATACCGGCATCGGGGAGGTCTTCTCCCTGGCCGCCGAGGTGGAGGGGCTCACCAGGGTGTTCGGAGCCGCGGCCCTCATCACCGACCAGCTCTTCCCCGCCCTCGCGAGGGTGGAAGAGTCCTCCTACCGGTTCCTGGGCCGGCTCCGCACCCCCCAGAGGGTGATCCCCCTCTTCGAGGTCATAGACCCTGAGGACGCGGTGAAGCGATCGACCGCGTCCATGTTCGAACGAGCGCTCTACGCCTACTGCCTGGGAGCACTGGACGAGGCCGAGAAGGGCTTCCTGGAGGTGCTCTCCCACGCACCCGAGGACAAGGCGGCGGCCTTCTACCTCAAACGCGTGCAGCTCCACACCAGGGAGGGGACCCAGCGACTCGAGAGCGGCCATCCCGAAATCCTCTGAGACGCCACACACATGAAGAGGGCGTCCGGCTGGGCGCCCTCTCGTCCGTGCGGAGAACGGATTCAGATCCGGGGGAGCGCCGAGAGTGCCTCCCTGATCTTCTCCTCGGGATACTCGTAATCCTCGAGCCTGCCCTCGAAGTACTGCTGGTAGGCCGCCATGTCGAAGTGCCCGTGACCCGATGCGTTCACCAGGATGACCCGCTCCTTCCCTTCTTCCTTCGCCGCGAGGGCCTCGTCCACGCAGGCCTTGATCGCATGGGCCGTCTCGGGCGCCACGATGAACCCCTCGGTGCGGGCGAAGAGGACCGCGGCCTCGAAGA from Spirochaeta thermophila DSM 6192 includes these protein-coding regions:
- a CDS encoding 7TM diverse intracellular signaling domain-containing protein — protein: MKIHRLLYLLVLGGGLLGALEGEGGIYRLEREDLTHGTFLEGNVPFYWERLIQEPPREGPTLLLPVDRPWTRAVNPRTGVPFPAAGYATYRFHIILPQHPPEEPLAIRLQNITSAHRLVLGGKTILEEGRVSPDAARHVAGIRTRMITFWPPSGEFDLWLQVQNVEDRLGGLQNPPYLGYASAVRSFHERKLMLDLFVFGSILIIAVYHLILFFTRSKEKEYLFFGLFASSLALRAGLTETRFLHDLLSFLPCPLLIRAEIISVYVAAASLFLYFHRLFPHEELRPLSVLHYTVTGAFILMGVFLPFRLFTELHIYYEYYLVASCLVLLAWLVRALVHRREQALLFTIGMLVLTFTVMNDVLFSIYQRGSGYLSQYGLIVFLLVQALILARTYAHVYNAMREASWKAETMATLYSRFVPFTILRLLGKEGMEGLRGGEHTTCELSVMVCSLMPLVSLSEKIAPHQTSAFLSSYARQIIPVVKDHGGIFESFLGEKMTFLFPGEPEEAVQSIFALFRFLREYNAGRAAAGYEPAGLSIGASHGRALLAMVSAGERLAYTGIGEVFSLAAEVEGLTRVFGAAALITDQLFPALARVEESSYRFLGRLRTPQRVIPLFEVIDPEDAVKRSTASMFERALYAYCLGALDEAEKGFLEVLSHAPEDKAAAFYLKRVQLHTREGTQRLESGHPEIL